The sequence CTGACTACAAGATGGGGGTAAGATCATCATTTTGTTTTCTTAAAATATCAAGTACTATGTCAGTATCCATGAATAACAATGTTTGTAGCATTGGGCACAAGGGATTAAATATGGCGTGCAACGCATTTTGAAACGATTATTTTTCAAGTTACGACTAATTTGATTTGTGTATTAACTTTCATATTTACAACTAATTGCGGCATGCATTATATTTTTTGTTGGCAGCTGGCTTTATTCCCAAATATCTTCGTAAACATTTTTGTACTCATTTAGTTCTATAACATCAATTCCTACTGATTTAAAGAAAAATTTCTTTCCTTCAGTAATCTCTTCCTTTTCTTTTTTCTTCATTATATACCATCCTTTATGTCGTCTTTTGGGAAATTTTTTGAAATATTTTGCTCTTTCTATTAGTAACCACCGTATAAAAACTTCACTTTCTTCTAAACCCAAACCAAAAATGAATAATGAGTTATTAAAGATGATATGCAACCAAGTTTTAAATCCTTCCCAATAATTTTGATTTTTCCCAGTAAATTCAATTCTTTCAACATCTTTGTGGATTAGTTTTCTTGCTCTTGATACACTTCCCATATATTGAGATAGTCCCAGCTTAATACTTCTATGATATTTTATCATACCATTTGGATACCAAACACCAAAATTTTTAGAAGGATTATTTACTTGCATATCACTATAATAACAAGACCAAGGATAGAAATCGGTAAATCCCTTTTCTTCTAATTTTCTGAATTCTAAATGAAGTGATTTGGGAATCAAATCGTCAAAATTGGTAGTTAAAACTGGAGCATTTTTTGATTTAATCTTATTTAAGATTGATTTCAGACCATTTTCAATGGGTACCCATACAGACATTTTTTTCTGAACACTTTTTTGTAACTCAGCTGTAAAATCTTTTTTAGTGAAGTTTTTAATTAATAATGCATCATAAAATTCAGTAAATGATACGCCTCGGGGTATAGAAGTTTGTTGTTGCGTATTCCCATTGTTTTCGTTCCACAATTCAAGAAGTAAGTTTTCCCAAGAAATCGCATTATTCCCAAAATATCTATTAATTCCATTACCTATTATAAATGCAATGTCACTAGTAGATTCAATAATGTTTTTTACTTGTTGCGTATTCATTATACTTATTTTTTAGCTTGCAGCCAACAGCTCTGGGTATGGGTAGTAGCGGTTTTGGAACACATTAGTGTCCACCGAAACCGAATGTTTTTTTGTGAGCTAAATGCCTCATATTTATGTACCTGCCGCCATTAC comes from Melioribacter roseus P3M-2 and encodes:
- a CDS encoding SIR2 family protein — encoded protein: MNTQQVKNIIESTSDIAFIIGNGINRYFGNNAISWENLLLELWNENNGNTQQQTSIPRGVSFTEFYDALLIKNFTKKDFTAELQKSVQKKMSVWVPIENGLKSILNKIKSKNAPVLTTNFDDLIPKSLHLEFRKLEEKGFTDFYPWSCYYSDMQVNNPSKNFGVWYPNGMIKYHRSIKLGLSQYMGSVSRARKLIHKDVERIEFTGKNQNYWEGFKTWLHIIFNNSLFIFGLGLEESEVFIRWLLIERAKYFKKFPKRRHKGWYIMKKKEKEEITEGKKFFFKSVGIDVIELNEYKNVYEDIWE